One window of the Streptomyces sp. ITFR-21 genome contains the following:
- a CDS encoding FAD-binding oxidoreductase, whose translation MPVPSAPSADPTTGHDTASVTGWGRTAPTTARLLRPRSYEEAVAAVRGCDARGVIARGLGRAYGDAAQNAGGAVLDMTGLDRIHEIDAVNGLVVCDAGVSLHRLMEVLLPLGWFVPVTPGTRYVTVGGALGADIHGKNHHVSGSFSRHVRAIELLTGDGETQVVTPEGEPELFWATAGGMGLTGVILAATVQLLPVETSLMRVDTERAADLDDLLDRLSATDHRYRYSVAWIDLLARGAATGRAVLSRGDHAPLDALPARFRRAPLAFRPGRLPAAPRFVPDGLLGRTTVGLFNELWYRRAPRERHGRLQRLAAFFHPLDGLPEWNRIYGRSGFVQYQFVVGYGQEDALRRVVRKLSTRGCPSFLAVLKRFGAGDPGWLSFPMPGWTLALDIPASLSGLGTLLDELDDEVAGAGGRVYLAKDSRLRPELLALMYPRLDDFRELRARHDPRGAITSDLARRLGL comes from the coding sequence ATGCCCGTACCCTCCGCCCCGTCCGCCGACCCGACCACCGGCCACGACACCGCCTCCGTGACCGGCTGGGGCCGCACCGCCCCCACCACCGCCCGGCTGCTGCGCCCGCGGTCGTACGAGGAGGCCGTCGCGGCGGTCCGCGGCTGCGACGCCCGCGGCGTCATCGCCCGGGGCCTGGGCCGCGCGTACGGCGACGCGGCGCAGAACGCGGGCGGCGCGGTGCTGGACATGACGGGCCTGGACCGCATCCACGAGATCGACGCGGTCAACGGGCTGGTGGTGTGCGACGCGGGGGTGTCGCTGCACCGGCTGATGGAGGTGCTGCTGCCACTCGGCTGGTTCGTGCCGGTCACCCCCGGCACCCGCTACGTGACGGTCGGCGGGGCCCTCGGCGCGGACATCCACGGCAAGAACCACCACGTCTCGGGGTCCTTCTCCCGGCACGTGCGGGCGATCGAACTCCTCACCGGCGACGGCGAGACCCAGGTGGTCACCCCGGAGGGCGAGCCGGAGCTGTTCTGGGCCACGGCCGGCGGGATGGGGCTGACCGGGGTGATCCTGGCCGCCACCGTCCAGCTGCTGCCGGTGGAGACCTCGCTGATGCGCGTCGACACCGAACGCGCCGCCGATCTGGACGACCTGCTGGACCGGCTCAGCGCGACCGACCACCGCTACCGCTACTCGGTGGCCTGGATCGACCTGCTGGCCCGCGGCGCCGCCACCGGCCGGGCGGTACTGAGCCGCGGCGACCACGCCCCGCTGGACGCGCTGCCCGCCCGGTTCCGCCGCGCCCCGCTGGCCTTCCGCCCCGGCCGGCTGCCGGCCGCGCCCCGCTTCGTGCCGGACGGGCTGCTCGGGCGCACCACGGTCGGCCTGTTCAACGAGCTGTGGTACCGCAGGGCCCCCCGGGAGCGGCACGGGCGGCTGCAGAGGCTCGCCGCCTTCTTCCACCCGCTGGACGGCCTCCCGGAGTGGAACCGGATCTACGGGCGCAGCGGCTTCGTCCAGTACCAGTTCGTGGTCGGCTACGGCCAGGAGGACGCGCTGCGCCGGGTGGTGCGCAAGCTGAGCACCCGGGGATGCCCGTCGTTCCTGGCGGTGCTCAAGCGGTTCGGGGCCGGCGACCCGGGGTGGCTGTCCTTCCCGATGCCCGGGTGGACGCTGGCGCTGGACATCCCCGCGTCGCTGTCCGGGCTCGGCACGCTGCTGGACGAGCTGGACGACGAGGTGGCCGGCGCGGGCGGCCGGGTCTACCTCGCCAAGGACTCCCGGCTGCGGCCGGAGCTGCTGGCCCTGATGTACCCGCGGCTCGACGACTTCCGCGAGCTGCGGGCCCGCCACGACCCGCGGGGCGCGATCACCTCGGACCTGGCCCGCCGGCTGGGGCTGTGA
- a CDS encoding phosphatase PAP2 family protein, translating to MTIFCTLGGPPVRYPDPAAARRAEHHLLTVLRRCGADPHVADIARGLSWAGEHGALWLAAGLAGAGADRTRRGAWLRATALVAASHLTSMAVKRVVRRPRPPLVPLVRTAGRHGFPSSHAASAAAAAVAFGALLPRAPFPPLAAAVCVSRLVAGVHYPTDVACGALLGGAVARLGRDWALAGVRDD from the coding sequence ATGACTATCTTCTGCACGCTGGGAGGACCACCGGTGCGCTACCCCGACCCCGCCGCCGCCCGGCGCGCGGAACACCACCTGCTCACCGTGCTGCGCCGCTGCGGCGCCGATCCCCATGTCGCCGACATCGCCCGCGGACTGTCCTGGGCCGGCGAGCACGGCGCGCTGTGGCTGGCCGCCGGGCTGGCCGGCGCGGGCGCCGACCGGACCCGGCGCGGCGCCTGGCTGCGGGCCACCGCTTTGGTCGCCGCCTCGCACCTGACGAGCATGGCCGTCAAACGCGTGGTCCGCCGCCCCCGTCCGCCGCTCGTCCCCCTGGTGCGGACCGCCGGACGGCACGGCTTCCCCAGCTCGCACGCCGCCTCCGCCGCCGCGGCGGCCGTCGCCTTCGGGGCGCTGCTGCCCCGCGCCCCCTTCCCGCCGCTGGCCGCCGCGGTGTGCGTGTCCCGGCTGGTGGCCGGCGTCCACTATCCCACCGACGTCGCCTGCGGCGCGCTGCTCGGCGGGGCGGTGGCCCGGCTCGGCCGCGACTGGGCACTGGCGGGGGTACGCGATGACTGA
- a CDS encoding decaprenyl-phosphate phosphoribosyltransferase, translated as MTEPSAALVDEAAPGVSGTLARPAARSAPSLAAGLLRTARPRQWMKNGLVLAAPFAAARLLTAAQTVRLAVVLALFTACSAAVYLINDARDAEADRAHPVKCRRPVASGQVRVGAAYTAGAVLAVAAPVTAAVVCTPDTAALLVAYVVIQLAYCLRLKHILVVDLVIVTAGFLMRAMAGGVALGIDLSRWFLITSGFGALFTVAAKRYSELVLMSATDDVGASRALLGSYTHGYLRFVWQLAAGVAVLAYCLWAMETGGRPHGWLPWRQLSMIPFTLSVLRYAVFADAGSAGAPEDVVLRDRALVVIALAWGVLYVLAVVNR; from the coding sequence ATGACTGAACCCTCCGCCGCGCTCGTCGACGAAGCCGCCCCCGGCGTCAGCGGCACCCTGGCACGGCCCGCCGCCCGCTCGGCGCCCAGTCTCGCCGCCGGACTGCTGCGGACCGCCCGGCCCCGGCAGTGGATGAAGAACGGCCTGGTGCTCGCGGCGCCCTTCGCCGCCGCCCGGCTGCTCACCGCCGCCCAGACGGTACGGCTCGCGGTGGTGCTGGCGCTGTTCACCGCCTGCTCCGCCGCCGTCTATCTGATCAACGACGCCCGCGACGCCGAGGCCGACCGGGCCCACCCGGTCAAGTGCCGGCGCCCGGTGGCAAGCGGCCAGGTACGGGTCGGCGCCGCCTACACCGCGGGCGCCGTGCTCGCCGTCGCCGCCCCGGTGACCGCCGCGGTCGTCTGCACCCCGGACACCGCCGCGCTGCTCGTGGCCTATGTGGTCATACAGCTCGCCTACTGCCTGCGGCTCAAGCACATCCTGGTGGTGGACCTGGTGATCGTCACCGCCGGCTTCCTCATGCGGGCCATGGCCGGCGGGGTCGCCCTCGGCATCGACCTGTCCCGCTGGTTCCTGATCACCTCCGGCTTCGGCGCGCTGTTCACGGTCGCCGCCAAGCGCTACTCCGAGCTGGTCCTGATGTCCGCAACGGACGACGTGGGCGCCTCCCGCGCGCTCCTCGGCTCCTACACCCACGGCTACCTGCGGTTCGTGTGGCAGCTCGCGGCAGGCGTGGCGGTACTGGCCTACTGCCTGTGGGCGATGGAGACCGGCGGCCGACCGCACGGCTGGCTGCCCTGGCGCCAGCTGTCGATGATCCCCTTCACCCTGTCGGTGCTGCGGTACGCGGTCTTCGCCGACGCCGGGTCCGCCGGCGCTCCCGAGGACGTCGTGCTGCGGGACCGGGCACTGGTCGTCATCGCGCTGGCGTGGGGCGTGCTGTACGTCCTGGCCGTGGTCAACCGGTGA
- a CDS encoding GtrA family protein, producing MLWSARGARPQWPEVLGFALAGGAAYAADLGLFVWLRGPGGLGPLTAKALSFLAGCAVAYAGNALGTYRGRAPAADRARRYGAFFAVNVAGALVQLLCLACSHYALGLTAPRDDLASGLGVGMALATALRFWGTRTLVFRPPGERHARAAGERGGRSGDMGSPVRGTARMPRSDEGNRPTWTG from the coding sequence CTGCTGTGGTCCGCCCGCGGCGCGCGGCCGCAGTGGCCGGAGGTGCTGGGCTTCGCCCTGGCCGGCGGCGCCGCCTACGCCGCCGACCTCGGCCTGTTCGTCTGGCTGCGCGGCCCCGGCGGACTCGGCCCGCTCACCGCGAAGGCGCTGTCCTTCCTGGCCGGCTGCGCGGTCGCCTACGCCGGCAACGCGCTCGGCACCTACCGGGGCCGCGCCCCCGCCGCCGACCGCGCCCGCCGCTACGGCGCCTTCTTCGCGGTGAACGTCGCGGGCGCCCTCGTACAGTTGCTGTGCCTGGCCTGCTCGCACTACGCGCTCGGCCTCACCGCGCCCCGCGACGACCTGGCCTCCGGGCTGGGCGTCGGCATGGCGCTGGCCACCGCGCTGCGGTTCTGGGGGACGCGCACGCTGGTGTTCCGGCCCCCGGGGGAGCGGCACGCCCGCGCGGCGGGGGAGCGGGGCGGGCGCTCGGGCGACATGGGGTCACCTGTTCGAGGGACAGCGAGAATGCCGCGGTCGGACGAGGGTAACCGACCGACATGGACTGGCTGA